AGCGCGCGCTAGCGCGGCTTTTCCCCGGGGGCGTTCGCATGGATCGCCAGCGCATGCACCGAGCCGGCAAGTTCCTGCGCCAGCGCCGCATTTATCATGCGATGGCGTTCGATCCGGCTCTTCCCTTCGAAGGCCGGAGACACAATATATACCCTGAAATGCGTCTCCCCGCCTGGGCTGTGGCCGGCGTGGCCCTCATGCAGATGTGACTCATCGACGACGTCGAGGCTTTCGGGCAAGAAAGCTTCACGCAACTTGTTTATGATAGCGTCTTTGGTGCTCATGGCGGCGGAGTTAGGTTCGCGACGGCTTTTCGTCAATGGTGCTAACGGGAAACGAGGTCTGCGCAATGTCAAGACTTGAAGATTTGTGCATTGCGTAGTCAAAGAGATCATGCCGATCGATTCATCAAAATTCTTCGACTCCATTCGCATCAAGCCGACCAAGGTGAGTGCGAAGCGCCAGGCGCAGGCCGGCGAGCAGGCTGTGACCTGCGAGTGGGCGGGTTGCCAGAACAAGGGCGCGCACCGCGCCCCGAAGGGCCGCGAGAATTCGCGCGAGTATTGGCACTTCTGTCTCGATCACGTCCGCGAGTACAACCAGTCCTATAATTTCTTCCAGGGCATGAATCCTGACGACGTCGCGCGCTATCAGAAGGATGCGCTGACCGGTCACCGTCCGACCTGGAAGATGGGCGCCAACAACGGCAAGAAGGAGAGCGGTCTCGATGCCGCCTCCGATCCGTTCCACGTGTTCTCCGAGCTCAACGGCCGCGGCCGTTGGCGCCCCGGGCCGGGCGGTGCGGAGCCGAAGCCCGAGACCCGCAAGGTGATGAACGCCGAGCGCAAGGCGCTGCTGGTGATGGGGCTCGGTGCCGGGGCGACGCTGGAAGACGTCAAGTCGAAGTACAAGGCGCTGGTCAAGCAGCACCACCCCGACGCCAATGGCGGCGACCGCTCCACCGAGGATCGCCTGATCGAGATCATCAAGGCGTATAATTACCTGAAGACCGTGGTGCGCGAGGCGTAAGCGCTCTCCATCGTCGTCCCTGCGAAAGCAGGGACCCATAACCACCAGCGGTCATAGTTCGCGCGAGACGTTTGCCAGATTGCCCCATTGAAGGGCCGCGGCGTATGGGTCCCTGCTCCCGTGCGCAATTGCGCACGACGGCAGAGTTTTTGGCTCCGCCGCGTCTGCCTCTTGCGGTCCCGATTCTCTCAACCCTTCGGCACCGCCCCGACATAGGACGAGCTCGGCCGGATCAGCCGGCCGGTGCGGCGCTGCTCAAGGGCGTGCGCGGTCCAGCCGGCGGCGCGGGCCACCGCGAAGATTGGCGTGAAGGCCTGCCGCGGGATCCCCAGCCCATCGAGCAGGATCGCGGTGAAGAACTCGACATTGGTCTCGAGCGGCCGCTCCGGATTCTTCTTGCGCAGCGCTTCGCGGATATAGGCCTCGACCTCGCCGGCAAACGGCAGGTCGGCGCCGCTGGCCTCGAGGCGCTCGATCGCGACTTTCAGCACGTCGGCGCGCGGGTCGCGCACCCGATAGACGCGATGGCCGAATCCCATCAGCCGCTCGCCATGCGCCAGCGCGCCGTCGACCCAGGGCTTGATGCGTTCGCGCGTGCCGATCGCATCCAGCATCTCGAGCACCGGCTCCGGCGCGCCGCCATGCAGCGGGCCGGTCAGCGCGCAATAGCCGCCGGTGATGGCCGCGAACAGATCGGCCTGGGTCGATGCGATCACCCGGGTCGTGAAGGTCGAGGCATTCATGCCGTGATCGCAGACCGTGACGAGATAGGCGTCGAGCGCCGCGACCTCGCGCGGCGCAGCCTTGCGGCCCAGCAGCATATGCAGCGTGTCGGCGGCGTGGCTGACATTGGGATCCGGCGCGATCGGATCATGTCCCTTGGCTTGCTGGACCAGGGCGCCGGCGATCACCGGGAAGGCGCCGACAATGGTCGCCTCGTGCTCCAGCCCGTTCTCGCCGCGCAGCCCGGCGATGGCGGCCCGGAAGCCGTCGACAACAGACATGCCGCGGGTTGCCGGCAGCAGGTCCGGCAGCCGCGCGAAGGCGCGTTCGCGGGCGGCACCTAAGCTGGCGCGGACATTGGCTTCGCTCAGCGACTTGCCGGTGGCGCCGTTCCAAAGCCGCGCGGTGACGCCCTCGAAGCTCGACTTGCCGGCGAGGCTCGCGACGTGCTCGCCGGCGATGATGAGTTCGCCGCGCTCGCCGTCGACATGGCTCAACACGGTCTCGGCGGCGGGAACGCCGTCCAGACCGATCTGGCTCTTGGTGAGAATCATATTCATGGCCCGATCTCCTTGCTTCACCGCTTCAAGGTCGGGCCACTCGACGAGTTGATCAATCTTGATTATATAAATCAATATGAAAAAATCCGACGAGCTTTACCTCTCCGCCCGCGAGGCCGCCGCCGAGCTCGCGATCTCGCCGGCGACCCTCTACGCCTATGTCAGCCGCGGCCTGATCCGCTCCGAGCCGTCGCCGGATTCGCGCAGCCACCGCTACCGCGCCGAGGACATCAGGGGGTTGAAGGAGCGCCGCGTGCCGTCGCCGGAGCCGCGCGGCTTCCGCAATTTCGATGCCGACTTGCCGGTGATGGATTCGGCGATCGCGACGATCACCGAGCAGGGGCCGATCTACCGCGGCGTCAACTGCGTCGATCTCTCCCTGCGCGACACGCTGGAGCACACCGCGACGCTGCTGTGGGATGTCACCGGCGTCGATCCGTTCGCGCCGGATAATTGCCCGCATGTCTCCGATGAAATGCGCGCGATCGCCGAGGCCGCGCGCCGCGCCCAGCCGATCGACCGCACGGTCGCGGTACTGGCGCTGGCGGCGAGCGCCGATCCCGGCGCCTTCACGCGCGCGCCCGATGGCCGCGCGATGGTCGGCGGGCGCATCTTGCGGTTGCTGGTCGCGACCATGCTGAACGCAGTGCCGTCGGCCGAGCCGCTGCACGAGCAGGTGGCGCAGGCGTGGGCGCCCGACAATAAGCACGCGCCGGACTTGATTCGCCGCGCGCTGGTGCTGCTCGCCGATCACGAATTGAATGCATCGACCTTCACCGCGCGCTGCGCGGCATCGACCGGGCTCAATCTGTACGATGCCGTGATCGCAGGGCTCGTCGCGCTGAAGGGCCCGATGCATGGCGGCGCCGGCGTGCTGGCCTCGCGCCTCGTCAAGACGATGATCGACAATGACGTTGCGCCTGTGGTGCGCGAGCGGGTCGCACTCGGCGAACGCTTCGCCGGCTTCGGCCACGGCGTCTACAAGAAGGGCGATCCGCGCGCGATCTCGCTGCTGGAGGCGCTGACGCGGGCCGGCGCGCCGCGCAAATTCACCCGGGAAGTGCCAGATCGAATCGCGGAGGCAACCGGCGAGTTCGTCAACATCGATTACGCGCTGGCGGTGCTGGTGCATGCATTGCGGATGCCCGCAGGCAGCGAGCTTGCGCTGTTCGCGATGGCGCGCAGCGTCGGTTGGGTCGCGCATGCCAGCGAGCAGCTTCAACTCGGCAAGCTGATCAGGCCCCGTGCGCGTTATGTCGGCCCGGCTCCTGGGCGGGCCGGTTCGACCAACAGCATTTAGGTCTTATTCTGCCGGCTTGGACGGTTCGATCAGGCCGCCGCCATGGCGGCGGCGGATGGTCCAGACGGCCAGCATCAGGATGACGGCGCCGCCCGCCACCGCGAACATCCACAGATGCTTGCCGACATGTTGATGATGCGGCAGGCCGGCATAGTCGTGCAGCGCAGTGACCGCGAGGACCCCGGGCAGCACATGCGCCGGCGCCCAGAGCAGGATGGCGGGGATGTTGATCGCGTAGAAGCGCGCCGGCGGCATGTCGAGCGCGCCGGCGGTGATCGGCACGAAGGCACGAATCGGCGGCACGAAGCGGGCGAAGAACACCGCGAGCACGCCCCAGCGGTTGAAGAAGGCCTCGCTCTGCGCGACCACGCGCGGATAATTGGAGAGCGGCCAGGCGGAGAGGATCTCGCGTTGGCTGCGATAGCCGATCAGGTAGGCGGTGCCGTCGCCGAGCATTGCGCCGCAGGCCGCCGCGGCGAGCACCGGCCACAGCTTCAATTCGCCGCCCGGGACCAGCGCGCTCAGCGCCAGGATGATAGTCGAGCCCGGCACCAGCGAGCCGACCACCGGAACGGCTTCCAGCAGGGCGGCCAGAAACAGCGTCAGATAGGCGAGCCAGGCATGCGCCGAAACGAACGCGATCAAGGGGTCAAGGAATGAAGTCACAGAAGCCCATGGGTGGCAGTGAAATAGGTCCGAGAGCTAACAACTCCCCGCGGGGCTGAAAAGTGCCTGGCCCGACAGGCCGCCGTGGCGCTGCGGCAAAAGTACGGCGGGATTTGCAGAGCAGCCTTCCAAAAACCGGGTTTCGCGCCTATCTTGATGATACAACAACGGAACTTTGATTTGCCCGTGGGCTTCTGCCGGCCGATGCTCTCTGCTAGGCTTGTGCGTAGCACCCCATCCGCAGCCAAATGACCTACAATCTGGTTTCGGGAATGCCCGGGACCTCGGAGGATGAATGACGACCGCCGTCCAGACCAAAGAGCAACAACCCGTCGGCTTGCCCGACATGAAGGTTTCGGTTCGGCAGGTCTTCGGGATCGATAGCGATCTGGAAGTTCCCGCCTATTCCGAAGTCGATCCGCACGTGCCGGAAGTCGACAGCGACTATCGCTTCGACCGCGCCACCACGCTTGCGATCCTCGCCGGCTTTGCCAAGAACCGCCGCGTGATGGTCACCGGCTATCACGGCACCGGCAAGTCCACCCACATCGAGCAGGTCGCGGCCCGACTCAACTGGCCGTGTGTGCGCGTCAACCTCGACAGCCATATCAGCCGTATCGATCTCGTCGGCAAGGACGCCATCGTGGTCAAGGACGGCAAGCAGGTCACCGAATTCCGCGACGGCATCCTGCCCTGGGCGCTGCAGCACAACATCGCGCTGGTGTTCGACGAATACGACGCCGGCCGCCCCGACGTGATGTTCGTGATCCAGCGCGTGCTGGAAGTCTCCGGCCGCCTGACGCTGCTCGACCAGAACAAGGTGATCAAGCCGCATCCGGCGTTCCGCCTGTTCTCGACCGCCAACACGGTCGGCCTCGGCGACACCTCGGGCCTCTATCACGGCACCCAGCAGATCAACCAGGGCCAGATGGACCGCTGGTCGATCGTCACGACGCTGAACTACCTCGCCCATGACGAGGAAGTGGAGATCGTGCTGGCCAAGGCGAAGCACTATCGCACGCAGGAAGGCCGCGACATCGTCAACAAGATGGTGCGCCTCGCCGATCTCACCCGTAACGCGTTCGCCAATGGCGACCTGTCGACGGTGATGAGCCCGCGCACGGTGATCACCTGGGCCGAGAACGCCGATATCTTCAACGACATCGGCTTCGCGTTCCGCGTCACCTTCCTCAACAAGTGTGACGAGCTGGAGCGGCCGCTGGTCGCCGAGTTCTACCAGCGCTGCTTCAACGTCGAGTTGCCGGAATCCTCGGTCAACGTGGCGCTCAGCTAGTCCATGCCGAAAATCTCCGTCGAGCGCACAGTCACACAGACGAAGAAAGCGGTGCTCGGCGGACTGCTCCGCTACAACAACGAGAAGATGGGGAAGCAGAAGTACAAGCGCTTCGCCATCTCGCTGCGACAGGGCGACGAGATCGTCGGCGGCGTCGTCGGCGAGGTCTGGACCGCGGTGTTGTTCATCCAGCTGTTCTGGATGGAGCAGAAGTTTCGCAACAAGGGCTTTGGCGCGAAGCTGATCAAGGCGATCGAAGACGAGGCGCGGCGCTTCGGAGCCACGCAATCCTATCTGGATACGATGAGCTTCCAGGCGCCGGGTTTCTACCGCGCCAATGGATATAAAGAGTTCGGTTCGATTGAGGGGTATCCCGGCGGCGTCACGCGCCACTGGTTTACGAAATCGCTATGACAACCTCCAATATCAAATTCCGTCCCGGTTCGAAGGAAGCGCCGACCGAGCCGTTCAAGCGCTCGGTGTCGGCCTGCCTGAAGGCGATCGCCAAGAAGCCGGAGCTCGAGATCTCGTTCGCGGCCGAGCGGCCGGGCCTTGCGCCAGGCAAGGCGCGGCTGCCGGAGCCGGCGCGCAAGATGACCAAGCGCGATGCGGCGATCGTGCGCGGCCACGCCGATTCGATCGCGCTCAAGATCGCCTGTCACGATCCCAAGGTGCACCGCAAGCTGATGCCGGGCAATCCGCAGGCGCGCGGCGTGTTCGAGGCGGTCGAGCAGGCACGCGTCGAGGCGATCGGCTCGCGCCGGATGGCCGGCGTTGCGAAGAACCTCACCGCGATGCTGGACGATCATTTCCATCGCGGCAAGTATGACGAGATCACCGACCGCGCCGATGCGCCGCTGTCGGATGCGCTGGCGATGCTGGTGCGCGAGCGCCTCACCGGCATGGCGCCGCCCGCGGCCGCCAAGAAGATGGTCGATCTCTGGCGTCCGACGCTGGAGGACAAGATCGGCTCGCGGCTCGACCAGCTCAGCCGTTTCACCGAAGACCAGGCGAGGTTCGGCGACCTCGTCCATGACCTGCTGTCGGCGCTCGATCTCGGCGACGACCGCAACATGGATTCCGACGACGACGATGACCAGGACGAGAACCAGGACGGCGAGAACGATCAGTCCGGCGCCGAAGGCTCGCCCGATTCCGACGCCGCGCAGGAGATGAGCGCCGACCAGGCCCAGACGTCGGCGGAAGAGATGAGCGAAAGCGCGATGGAGAGCGCGCAGGCCTCGACGTCGGATACGTTCGACGACGGCGAGCTCGGCGACGACGAGACGCCGGGCGAGGCGACGCGGCCGAATTCGCGCGGCCAGAACGAACCGCGCGGCCCGGAATATCACGCCTTCGCGCCGAAATTCGACGAGGTGATCGCCGCCGAGGATCTTTGCGACCATGACGAACTGGAGCGCTTGCGTTCCTATCTCGACAAGCAGCTCGCGCATCTGCAGGGCATCGTGGCGCGGCTTGCCAACCGCCTGCAGCGCCGCCTGATGGCGCAGCAGAACCGCGCCTGGGATTTCGATCTCGAGGAAGGCATCCTCGATCCGGCGCGGCTGTCGCGCGTCGTCACCGATCCCTATCATCCGCTGTCCTTCATGCATGAGAAGGAGGCGACCTTCCGCGACACCGTGGTGACGCTGCTGCTGGATAACTCCGGCTCGATGCGCGGCCGTCCGATCACGGTTGCCGCCACCTGTGCCGACATCCTGGCGCGCACGCTGGAGCGTTGCGGCGTCAAGGTCGAGATCCTCGGCTTCACCACCCGCGCCTGGAAGGGCGGGCAGTCGCGCGAGGCCTGGCTCGCCGCCGGGAAGCCGGCTAACCCCGGCCGCCTCAACGATCTCAGGCACATCATCTACAAGTCGGCCGACGCGCCGTGGCGTCGTGCCCGGAAGAATCTCGGCCTGATGATGCGCGAAGGCCTTCTGAAGGAGAACATCGACGGCGAGGCGCTCGACTGGGCGCACAAGCGCCTGCTGGCGCGTCCCGAGCAACGCCGCATCCTGATGATGATCTCCGACGGCGCGCCGGTCGACGACTCCACGCTGTCGGTCAATCCCGGCAACTATCTCGAGCGGCATCTGCGCCACATCATCGAGGAGATCGAGACCCGCTCGCCGGTCGAGCTGATCGCGATCGGCATCGGGCACGACGTGACGCGTTATTATCGCCGCGCCGTCACCATCGTGGATGCCGAAGAGCTCGGCGGTGCCATCACCGAGAAGCTCGCCGAGCTGTTCAGCGAGACCCATGGTTCGGCACCCGCACCGGGTACCCGCCGTCGCCTCCACTCGTGAGACATGCGCTCACCCGTTAGCCGCCGCCATGTCCTGCAAGGGATGGCGGCGGGGCTGTCGGCCACAGCAGTGCCGCGCCTCGTGCAGGCACAGGGCGCGAGCCAGCCGGCCCTGACGCCGGGACCGCCCGGCAGGCCGGGCCGTCACCGCGTCGATGAACCGGCCTCGATCGAGGTCAACGCACGGCCGCTGCCGTCGTTCGACATCCGCGATCGTGCGCGCACGCGGTTCGGTTCGCTGGAATATCGCAGCGGTCTCATTCTGACCTCGTCGTTCGCCGGCTTCGGCGGCCTCTCTGCGCTCAGGCTTGACGCCAAGGGCGAACGCTTCATCGCGGTCAGCGACCAAGGCACCTGGTTCACCGGCCGCATCGTCTATCGCGGCCGCGAGATGGCCGGGCTCGACGATGTCGAGGCGGCGCCGCTGCTCGACGCCCACGGCAAACCGATCACCGCCACCCGCGGCTGGTACGATTCGGAATCGCTCGCGCTCGACGGCTCGATCGCCTATGTCGGTCTCGAGCGGGTCAACCAGGTGCTGCGCTACGATTTCTCCAAGGGCTTCACGCGGTCGCGCGGCGAAGTGGTGCCGCTGCCACCGGCTGCGCGCAGGCTGCCCAACAATAAGGGGTTGGAGGCGCTGGTCTTCG
The window above is part of the Bradyrhizobium sp. PSBB068 genome. Proteins encoded here:
- a CDS encoding GNAT family N-acetyltransferase, producing MPKISVERTVTQTKKAVLGGLLRYNNEKMGKQKYKRFAISLRQGDEIVGGVVGEVWTAVLFIQLFWMEQKFRNKGFGAKLIKAIEDEARRFGATQSYLDTMSFQAPGFYRANGYKEFGSIEGYPGGVTRHWFTKSL
- a CDS encoding esterase-like activity of phytase family protein, translating into MRSPVSRRHVLQGMAAGLSATAVPRLVQAQGASQPALTPGPPGRPGRHRVDEPASIEVNARPLPSFDIRDRARTRFGSLEYRSGLILTSSFAGFGGLSALRLDAKGERFIAVSDQGTWFTGRIVYRGREMAGLDDVEAAPLLDAHGKPITATRGWYDSESLALDGSIAYVGLERVNQVLRYDFSKGFTRSRGEVVPLPPAARRLPNNKGLEALVFVPRALAKPQPLAGTLIAFSERGLDASGNLMAFLVGGKTPGQFSIRRTENFDISDAVLLPSGDLLILERKFSWLGGVGIRIRRLVLSDIAPGAVVDGPAIFNADLGNEIDNMEGIDAHVSAEGETVLTMVSDDNFSLIQRNLLLQFTLVE
- a CDS encoding citrate synthase/methylcitrate synthase → MNMILTKSQIGLDGVPAAETVLSHVDGERGELIIAGEHVASLAGKSSFEGVTARLWNGATGKSLSEANVRASLGAARERAFARLPDLLPATRGMSVVDGFRAAIAGLRGENGLEHEATIVGAFPVIAGALVQQAKGHDPIAPDPNVSHAADTLHMLLGRKAAPREVAALDAYLVTVCDHGMNASTFTTRVIASTQADLFAAITGGYCALTGPLHGGAPEPVLEMLDAIGTRERIKPWVDGALAHGERLMGFGHRVYRVRDPRADVLKVAIERLEASGADLPFAGEVEAYIREALRKKNPERPLETNVEFFTAILLDGLGIPRQAFTPIFAVARAAGWTAHALEQRRTGRLIRPSSSYVGAVPKG
- a CDS encoding citrate synthase family protein, with the translated sequence MKKSDELYLSAREAAAELAISPATLYAYVSRGLIRSEPSPDSRSHRYRAEDIRGLKERRVPSPEPRGFRNFDADLPVMDSAIATITEQGPIYRGVNCVDLSLRDTLEHTATLLWDVTGVDPFAPDNCPHVSDEMRAIAEAARRAQPIDRTVAVLALAASADPGAFTRAPDGRAMVGGRILRLLVATMLNAVPSAEPLHEQVAQAWAPDNKHAPDLIRRALVLLADHELNASTFTARCAASTGLNLYDAVIAGLVALKGPMHGGAGVLASRLVKTMIDNDVAPVVRERVALGERFAGFGHGVYKKGDPRAISLLEALTRAGAPRKFTREVPDRIAEATGEFVNIDYALAVLVHALRMPAGSELALFAMARSVGWVAHASEQLQLGKLIRPRARYVGPAPGRAGSTNSI
- a CDS encoding BolA family transcriptional regulator; translated protein: MSTKDAIINKLREAFLPESLDVVDESHLHEGHAGHSPGGETHFRVYIVSPAFEGKSRIERHRMINAALAQELAGSVHALAIHANAPGEKPR
- the cobT gene encoding cobaltochelatase subunit CobT, whose translation is MTTSNIKFRPGSKEAPTEPFKRSVSACLKAIAKKPELEISFAAERPGLAPGKARLPEPARKMTKRDAAIVRGHADSIALKIACHDPKVHRKLMPGNPQARGVFEAVEQARVEAIGSRRMAGVAKNLTAMLDDHFHRGKYDEITDRADAPLSDALAMLVRERLTGMAPPAAAKKMVDLWRPTLEDKIGSRLDQLSRFTEDQARFGDLVHDLLSALDLGDDRNMDSDDDDDQDENQDGENDQSGAEGSPDSDAAQEMSADQAQTSAEEMSESAMESAQASTSDTFDDGELGDDETPGEATRPNSRGQNEPRGPEYHAFAPKFDEVIAAEDLCDHDELERLRSYLDKQLAHLQGIVARLANRLQRRLMAQQNRAWDFDLEEGILDPARLSRVVTDPYHPLSFMHEKEATFRDTVVTLLLDNSGSMRGRPITVAATCADILARTLERCGVKVEILGFTTRAWKGGQSREAWLAAGKPANPGRLNDLRHIIYKSADAPWRRARKNLGLMMREGLLKENIDGEALDWAHKRLLARPEQRRILMMISDGAPVDDSTLSVNPGNYLERHLRHIIEEIETRSPVELIAIGIGHDVTRYYRRAVTIVDAEELGGAITEKLAELFSETHGSAPAPGTRRRLHS
- a CDS encoding DedA family protein; its protein translation is MTSFLDPLIAFVSAHAWLAYLTLFLAALLEAVPVVGSLVPGSTIILALSALVPGGELKLWPVLAAAACGAMLGDGTAYLIGYRSQREILSAWPLSNYPRVVAQSEAFFNRWGVLAVFFARFVPPIRAFVPITAGALDMPPARFYAINIPAILLWAPAHVLPGVLAVTALHDYAGLPHHQHVGKHLWMFAVAGGAVILMLAVWTIRRRHGGGLIEPSKPAE
- the cobS gene encoding cobaltochelatase subunit CobS; protein product: MTTAVQTKEQQPVGLPDMKVSVRQVFGIDSDLEVPAYSEVDPHVPEVDSDYRFDRATTLAILAGFAKNRRVMVTGYHGTGKSTHIEQVAARLNWPCVRVNLDSHISRIDLVGKDAIVVKDGKQVTEFRDGILPWALQHNIALVFDEYDAGRPDVMFVIQRVLEVSGRLTLLDQNKVIKPHPAFRLFSTANTVGLGDTSGLYHGTQQINQGQMDRWSIVTTLNYLAHDEEVEIVLAKAKHYRTQEGRDIVNKMVRLADLTRNAFANGDLSTVMSPRTVITWAENADIFNDIGFAFRVTFLNKCDELERPLVAEFYQRCFNVELPESSVNVALS
- a CDS encoding DnaJ domain-containing protein, which encodes MPIDSSKFFDSIRIKPTKVSAKRQAQAGEQAVTCEWAGCQNKGAHRAPKGRENSREYWHFCLDHVREYNQSYNFFQGMNPDDVARYQKDALTGHRPTWKMGANNGKKESGLDAASDPFHVFSELNGRGRWRPGPGGAEPKPETRKVMNAERKALLVMGLGAGATLEDVKSKYKALVKQHHPDANGGDRSTEDRLIEIIKAYNYLKTVVREA